A window of Elgaria multicarinata webbii isolate HBS135686 ecotype San Diego chromosome 2, rElgMul1.1.pri, whole genome shotgun sequence contains these coding sequences:
- the GPX2 gene encoding glutathione peroxidase 2: MTPIAKSFYDLSATDLQGEKVDFNNFRGRVVLIENVASLUGTTVRDYTQMNQLQSKYPRRLVVLGFPCNQFGYQENCTNEEILNSLKYVRPGSGFEPNFTLCQKCEVNGKNTHSVFAYLKDKLPYPDDNPSCLLMEPKFITWSPVHRSDISWNFEKFLVGPEGEPFKRYSPRCLTTNVEPDIQRLLKLAK, from the exons ATGACTCCCATAGCCAAATCCTTCTATGATCTCAGTGCCACTGACCTCCAAGGGGAGAAAGTGGATTTCAACAATTTCCGGGGGAGAGTTGTCTTGATAGAGAATGTGGCCTCCCTCTGAGGCACAACGGTGAGGGACTACACCCAAATGAACCAGCTGCAGAGCAAATATCCTCGACGGCTGGTTGTACTGGGTTTCCCTTGCAACCAGTTTGGCTACCAG GAGAACTGCACCAATGAAGAGATCCTCAACAGCTTGAAATATGTGCGGCCTGGGTCTGGGTTTGAACCCAACTTCACTCTCTGTCAGAAATGTGAGGTGAATGGCAAAAACACCCACTCTGTCTTTGCCTATCTGAAGGACAAACTTCCTTACCCAGACGACAACCCCTCCTGCCTCCTGATGGAACCCAAGTTCATCACGTGGAGCCCTGTGCACCGCAGCGACATTTCCTGGAACTTTGAGAAGTTCCTGGTGGGGCCTGAGGGAGAGCCTTTCAAGCGCTACAGCCCCAGATGCCTCACCACCAATGTAGAGCCTGACATCCAGCGTCTCCTGAAGCTTGCCAAATAA
- the RAB15 gene encoding ras-related protein Rab-15 isoform X2 — protein sequence MKTIEVDGIKVRIQIWDTAGQERYQTITKQYYRRAQGIFLVYDISSERSYQHIMKWASDVDEYAPDGVQKILIGNKADEEEKRQVGKEQGLQLAKEYGMDFYETSACTNLNIKESFTRLTELVLQAHKKELDGLRANAADELNLVELEEEASKAEGTEHSPKTCWC from the exons ATGAAGACTATAGAAGTAGATGGAATTAAAGTCCGAATACAGATCTG GGACACTGCAGGTCAGGAGCGATACCAGACCATTACCAAACAGTACTACAGACGAGCCCAG GGGATATTCTTGGTGTACGACATTAGCAGTGAACGCTCGTACCAGCACATAATGAAATGGGCCAGTGATGTGGATGAG TATGCTCCAGATGGTGTCCAGAAGATCCTCATTGGGAATAAAGCAGATGAGGAAGAGAAGAGGCAAGTAGGCAAAGAACAAGGCCTCCAG CTGGCTAAGGAGTATGGCATGGATTTCTATGAAACAAGTGCCTGCACCAACTTGAACATCAAGGAG TCTTTCACCCGCCTGACAGAGCTGGTCTTGCAGGCCCACAAGAAGGAGCTGGATGGACTCCGTGCAAACGCAGCTGACGAACTGAACCTGGTGGAGCTGGAGGAAGAGGCGAGCAAGGCGGAGGGCACAGAGCATTCTCCCAAGACCTGCTGGTGCTGA